A genome region from Glycine max cultivar Williams 82 chromosome 5, Glycine_max_v4.0, whole genome shotgun sequence includes the following:
- the LOC102664932 gene encoding uncharacterized protein, with translation MNMESESKQVKQKLGVLDILKEAVTFYASNINFIIFTFLTSLPFFFVMVYFETLFQQTMVETPEIISLLPFKEQNYLYYHFAYHPHIYGVVDTPGKSFSEDYLPVLIQLGFIYLVPLHVLGLCSAVVTMDSASKLRSEENNISLKDMFKRSIDISIMKGVLVSTYYLQ, from the exons ATGAATATGGAGAGTGAAAGCAAGCAAGTTAAGCAGAAGCTGGGGGTCTTGGATATCCTCAAGGAAGCTGTAACATTTTATGCCAGCAACATCAACTTCATCATCTTCACCTTTCTCACTtcccttcctttcttttttgtcatGGTTTACTTTGAAACTTTGTTCCAGCAAACTATGGTTGAGACCCCAGAAATTATATCACTTCTACCTTTTAAGGAACAAAATTATCTATATTACCATTTTGCATATCATCCTCACATTTATGGGGTCGTCGACACACCTGGTAAAAGTTTTAGTGAGGATTATTTGCCTGTTTTGATTCAACTTGGATTCATTTACTTGGTGCCTCTTCATGTTCTAGGGCTCTGCTCTGCGGTTGTAACTATGGATTCGGCTTCAAAGCTGCGCTCAGAAGAGAATAACATTAGTCTCAAGGATATGTTTAAAAGATCCATTGACATATCAATAATGAAAG GGGTTTTGGTTTCTACATATTATTTGCAGTAA